The window TAAGGGATCAGATTCGGGGTTAGTTGATTCAACTATAGGCCTACTCTAACAAGTAGTGCCAAACAGAATTGGCAATGATTCCTTTACTGTAGCCAATGACAAAATATATCAAACATGAATTCAAATGTGTTTGCAATTGATTCAAATCAAGCCAAATTCGTCCGCAAAAGATTAGATGATTCCTTTAGAAAAAATGCTGAAAACCATCAGATTCCAACTGGCCCCACCAGGGTTGGAGTCGCTTCCATTTCAATTgaagtcaattcagaaagtaaacccaATTCCAAATGTTCCTCATTGAAGAGAATTGGAACTGTGTAATTTCAGTGTACTGAATTttgcatttttcaaacacctgaaacagctttttccAGCAATCTAGAGTCATAATCATTATGCCTAATTCTGTGTAAAAAAACATGTCTATTTGTCTGCTTAAGTCATCTAAGCATACGACTTTACTGTCCAATTGTAATTGTAATGAGggtgtcattctgactgttgtaaATCACACATCTCAATATACTGCACTAACATGCCTAGGATATTACATCCAATTTACAACACAGCACGTGGAATCATAACACACATCATCAATACAGGCACATACCCTGGCATTATAATTAATACACAAATATAATGATATTATCATAAGGTACCAGATTATATTTAAACCAATTATTTTTCATACCGCTTGATCTGTCTGTATCCTGATTGGaggctatttttttttaaagaaactaaaAATGCTTCTCTGTATCGCTGCTAAAATCTGGATtaaagattgaaaggaatgtgatTGTTATTCGGTATAATTAGTAATTGCTCGCTTTTCTAAAGTCTAGACAATAAAAATAATATTCCGACAAAGATTTTATTAAAGATTGATAATATTCTAATGAGGTGTATCGTGTTTAAATTACATAACAAACAAGGTTTACCTACTGAACTGAACAATGCAATATGATTCAACACAAGACTAACGTATTATAAAGAATCAGGTGGATATTTTGATAAcgttttacattacatttacatttacatttaagtcatttagcagacgctcttatccagagcgacttacaaattggatttacttacaaattggacttacaaattggattcaCGTACACTGATGTCTAACTTGTTATAAGCACATGTAAGCCTTTATAATGTTATTAACAAGGCCTATAATGCCATCTCTTTTAAAACAAAATCACGTCTATGACTACAAGGAGAGGCATCACTAACTGTTAAACAAGTTCTAAGAAAAGGTCAATTACTGTCAGCTGGACAACTGTTGAAGGTAAAATATGAacccactgggggggggggtcagcccGAAATTAACTGTACGGTGGTTTTTACAGTACCGACTACCGAACCGCTAGAGCTTGAGGAACAACTTACTCAGAATTCAGGAGTAGCCAAATCAATGGGCGTGACATAACGGTAACTGCCACCGGAGGGGGGGATGCTAGAAGAGACCCGGCACCGGACACCTCTCGCGCGCACACCATCCAGAATTTAAATATTCCGTCCGCACTCTCACTACTACAGTATTCAAGGTGCGACTCGAACTATAACAGAAAACAGGTGGAAAGGAGATAGACAAGCAAAACCTTTTCACAACTTAGAGATTGTGTTTACTGATTCCGCTATTCTGCCGCGTAAAAGGAACGTAGGTAGATAGACCTAATTGGAAGGATAACGACAGCAGGTGTAGTGAGAACGGCTGGGCAGCAAGATAACCGTAGCCTTTGGACACACGCACCCAAAGGATTCTTCGTTTTTTTCGCCAACAGAAACGTATTTATTTAGGAATCAAAATAATCCACAAAATCGTATTTTTTTTCAAGATGGCAAACTCGGGAATTCAACTTTTAGGATTCGCCCTGTCACTCGTCGGTGTTATTGCACTGATCGTGGGGACCATTCTGCCACAGTGGAAGATGTCTGCGTACATAGGAGACAACATCATAACGGCGGTTGCCATGTACCAAGGATTATGGATGTCATGCGCTTTTCAGAGCACAGGGCAGCTCCAATGTAAAATATACGACTCGATCCTGCAGCTCGACAGTAAGTATAGATGCTTTAAAGTGGCAATCAGAAGTTGAAACAATAAGAAAGCGATCCCGGcccctgttttggtaaaaagctgatgGATGTGGCTGGAGAGATACacccactctcaaattcatagaaagAGCTATGGTTAGGTTTTCTTTGTTTACATTATTGGAGTAAAACGatgttatattttgggttctgatggggtaggaCAGTTGAAGTAAGCTCATGAGGCAGTTATAAGTTATagtcttcaagaatcaatgggtacacatCATGAATTTATACATTCCAAAAAGGGaagtagcaactgcagattgccagTTTAAGCAAAACATCAAATGTATGCCATGCTTAATTTTCTTCCAATGTCTGTGACTATATGTGCTTCCTGTGCAGCACTTTGTTGTATATCCACTATTATCTAATCATCAAATGAGGATTTCTGGGAAGTTGGTGACTTCACTTGTGTCAGGAAGTCTCATGTTGTACCAGTAAATAGTGTTGATTGACAGGTGATACAGGTGAGCAGACACCTGAGACGGTCAGCTGAGGTTCCCCACACTCCCCTTTATGGTGTAGTGCATCCTCAGTACAGCACATTGGTGCCGCTGATAAAGGTGTTGGCTCAGAGCTGTTAGTCAGTCATTGGCCCTCATGGTTATCCTTTAGTAGCACCCTTCGTGTTAACATACAGTGGGATATTGTTAACTTCTGGCACCCTCTCACCAACCTCCCcacccacctccacccctctctgctGTATATTCTCACATGGCTGGGCCACTCCACCCCCTAAGCAGGCCCCTGCCCATTcatcacccactgttccctggcatAGAGAGGGGACTGGGGGCTGGCTGGGGCTCCAGATGCCAGAGACGACTTGGTCCTAACGACCTAACGGTAAACAACCAGAAGAATACAGAACACAGGAGTAGCCATGGCGACAGCAGCACAGTACCCTGTACAGGAATTTTACCTCCTCCTCCCACTTCGGTTCGCCCCAAACCCTTAGGGCACCATGATGACGAGAACCAGGGTGTGATTTGATATAACTCCCCATCTACTCCTGTTGGTTCCTCTGGTCATTGTTGTTGGTGTGAGGGGTTTCATTGAACAGAGAGGCTTGTTCAGATTCAGAACACTTGGGGGAGTAACTTGTTGTAACTGCACCTGCTGACAGAGGGCAGGTTTGGGGGTTATTGGGACGGTACAGGGGGTGGGGTACAGTGATATTCCATGGTAGCCCCAATTTGCATGCTGGTGAAAGGACCCTCATTGTGTGTTTAAAGTACAGCAGAAGATTAGTatttcttccttcccctctcctcatcaccctcttcccctccccgcctccctctctcctccctctcctccccacccacaGTTGCCTTCTCTCCCACCCCCATCCTCAAATcctattttattggtcacatacacatatttagcagatgttattgtgggtgtagcaaaaatgcttgtgttcctagccccacaccaatctaaaagtaaaagaaaggtactctccccttctctccttccctccctccctttctcatggATGGAGGGTTGTGTTTGTGAGCTCAGGGATGGCCTGGACTGGCACAGACTGGTTCAGGGTGGACCAAGGAggtactctccctctctgtctcccaccctCTGTCACTTTTAAGAGGGAGGTGACAGATTAGGGTGTCCTGACAGTAGCTTTCACTGCCCCCTTCCTCTCAACAAAagcagatggaagagagagagcatgaaagatagagagagagcgagacagagaggcggggggagagggagggtataTCTCAGGGTTTCTCATCCAGGAAAAACACACATTAAAGTATCCTGTCAGTGCACATTAAACCCCAGTGATCCATTGAGCTGTGTTTATACAGTCACTTTTTTAAATCCAATACTTTGTGGACACAATACTGTATATGATCCACGGTTGGGGTTGGATTGTGTTGATaatgcatattttatatttgttcACAACTTTTGCTTACTTGCTGATAAAAAACTAAAGTTTATTAATTGACATTTGCAATATATCCCCCATGCCTATAAATGAAAGCTTTCTATACAATATCGTTCTATAActgtaccatctctctctctctctctctctctctctctctctctctctctctctctctctctctctctctctctctctctctctcactcactcactcactcactcactcactcactcactcactcactcactcactcactcactcactcacacacaccctccctcattctctcactATCTTGCTActccttaccctcctctcccttatccctctctcgctcccctccctggtgtttgtgtgtgtgtgtcttaggtGCTCTCCAGGCCACCCGTGCCCTGATGATTGTTGGCATCATCGTATCCATCGCTGGGCTGGGCGTGGCCACTATGGGCATGAAGTGTACCACCTGCGGAGGGAACAACAAAGTGCGCAAGTCTCGGACCGCCATGACTGGAGGCATCATCCTACTGattggaggtgagagagggagggagagaaagagagagagagagatcaggagaATCACCACAAACATGTTATTTCTTAGGGTCCAGAGTTTTCCCCACATGATTAAATGACTTGGTCATGAAAATCTCAGGGCCCTActtttgtaaaaaataataattctaaaCTGGTCTGAAATCCATGCTCATTAGATCACTTGATCATTCTGGCCCATATCAGGAGCTATAGAAAGAGATCAAGAGAATCACCACAGTCAGTTGGTCACTATTATAAATGAGGGGTTTGTTCCTCTGTCTGGCCACCAGCTGCTCTCCCACTCATCTAAACCTGGCAAAGGACTTTGGGTCGAAACGTTGCACAATAAAAGTCCCACTCATCTACCTAGGTTCCCCTGGAGAtcaaagagggagagaatgggcaCGTTTTACTGACTGTGGCTATTACTCTgacactattccctatttagtgcactccttTTCACTAGTCAAATGTCACTGGTGGTCAAATGTagggaactatatagggaataaggtgtcatttgggatacaGATTGTTACTGTTATATAAGAGGTCATTAGAAACTCTCATAGAACAATGCCAGTAAAAAGCTAATCGGTCTCAGAGTAGAAAAAAATATGTACTAGACTACCTGCAATTTTACAGGtctaaagtgtctcagagtaggagtgctgatctaggatcagttttgccttttagattatAATGAACAAACTAGCATGCGATCTTAGGTCATGTGAAAACTCTTATAGGACAATGGCAGTATGGTTGGGGGGGCGGGGATTTAATAGCTAGCCGCCCATTGACTTCTTGAGAAGTGTTTGGCTCCCCTCTCTCAAATACTTATTGATGCTACCTGAATGTACTGATCTGCCATTGTCCGATAGCGCTTCAATTCCTCCTGCACTGATCTGTCTCGTATCTCGCAAAGCGTAATGGGAAAGCTCGAAAGTAGTCCGGCTACAATGGGCTATCATACCATTACCTAGGTAACATTGTCTGCTGCACCCCATTTATGCCTCAAAACCGTCTCAATTAATCTAAGCTAAAACAACAACTCTGTCAATAATAGGGCTGTTgcagtcatgacattttgtcagccgtTGATTGTTAAGCCAATAGCTGCCGGTCTCATGGTAATTGcctgttaattaacataaacacgtatagcatctcctggcttccacgcatagcctataaaccactgatgcagacctttggaatgTCTACATTAACATTAAGtataataaatcaatttaatatagcctacatatagtCACAATAAAACCAACACAATTGaaaaaagctgaataaaatagaaaggatattttctccaaatgatttcAGAGGGAGTGTGCACATGTGGCTATTCTGTATTGAGCGGGTAACAAAGAAATAGGTTCTCCAAATActtcatttagagttatttatgcacCTTTAATTGTGATtcaaacgttgggctatatgtcTTGATTTTTCATACTGTACATTCcaaggctgcatgatgtgactctaatgatgatttgaaataAGTCTCATGAAAgacatgagctctgctttgtttcttgcacaggctgcacacacttcatcagtctctcattcacaatttgacaagcacttgataatattctcaccAAGCCTTGAATTTCTCGGCAGCATCCTTGTGTGGCCGTtttgcccttgggctgaatataataattataattcccttctcccggctGCTAATCGCTGTTCTCctaagcacctctcactcacatggctctctaaGAGATCTcaattcttattagccaatgcCCGTCGCGTGATCGGGTCCGTTTCACAGGCATCTTAGCTTCGAAGTAGGCTACAAGTGgagacagacacatcagggacgCAACTGCGCATTTCCTTCTTATCTCATTCCGGGGAGCATATTCAAGATGttagaagaactgtccacatttacttttcatcagccaacaagatgagtaggcctaacaaacagcaaaagcactaacCTATGTCCATCTACTATCCCCATAGTACATAAATGtacctattctattggttctGTGTGAAAAATTAATATTCCAAACATACTCttggacagttgtgggatgcgacggtagcgtcccacctggccaacatctggtgaaattgcagagcgcaaaaTTCAAACTACActattagaaatatttaactttcataaaatctaaagtgtaatacatcaaaataaagcttaacgtCTTGTTAATCTAGCCGCGGTGTcacatttcaaaaaggctttacagcgaaagcaaaccatgcgattatctgggGACAGCGCCCAGCATACAAACagatgaaaaacatatttcaaccagacaGGTGTGacatgaaagtcagaaatagcgatataaaaaATGTCTTACCTTTTTTTGAAAACTCTGTTTATTAAGTTTTACACACACAAGACAACACAAAGCGATATAAATAATATATTCAACTCAGAGAGCATAACACATCTCTCACCCAATATTTATAAGATTGTTTATGACAGCCCTAAAACATATGCAACAGTGTGGCCATTTTACATCTGACACAGGTAGGATTAAAATCAGAGAATATTCTTCCAAGTTTGGCCCCCGACCGACCAGTGGATACGGTGAACCACCTTGAATTGAATGAGGCTGTGTCTCGTGCTAAAAGTGGACGAATGCACCCTGTGCAGCACAGATTCCCATGTGTCTTCCCCAAGTTCATCCCCCAAATCATTTTCACATCGAGGCTTTAAAGGCACCAAAGAAGGGTTCTGTAGGTCATGAATGGTTCCATATACATTTGAAATTGCGCCCCTAGGAAGCTTGTTCAGCTCCAAGatgctctctatagctgtattcgcAGGCCTATGGGGAAattcaggtgtgttagctctgaCAAAGTTCCTAGTCTAGGGATAGCGGAAAAAGTGGGATTGGGGGAGGTTGAACTTTTCCTGTAGCTGAGCAAAAGAGGCAAATGTATCATCAAATAATAATTGGGCTAGTGAGGAGAGGCCTAGTGAGTGCCAGATGGCAAAAGCCCCATCATTCAAAGATGGaggaaataaaatgttctgattgATTGGGCCTGATAGAGAAAAGCCTTGGAGGCTAAAGGCAAAACGGAACTGATTCCAAATTTTAAGAGACT of the Oncorhynchus gorbuscha isolate QuinsamMale2020 ecotype Even-year linkage group LG25, OgorEven_v1.0, whole genome shotgun sequence genome contains:
- the cldn7a gene encoding claudin-7-A gives rise to the protein MANSGIQLLGFALSLVGVIALIVGTILPQWKMSAYIGDNIITAVAMYQGLWMSCAFQSTGQLQCKIYDSILQLDSALQATRALMIVGIIVSIAGLGVATMGMKCTTCGGNNKVRKSRTAMTGGIILLIGALCAVVACSWFAHNVIRAFYNPYTPVNTKFEFGAAIFIAWGGSFLDVLGGAMLASSCPRSKKPVPKYPAMSGVSARSPPSSTKEYV